A genome region from Flavobacterium sp. includes the following:
- a CDS encoding DUF1508 domain-containing protein, translated as MGAFVISRRFNDEYKFVFTSRKGKVIFTSLSYELRFECEEDIEKFKKTIELAKFLKFKGSGGKYFFKLMLGDLHFATSRKYTTELLLQKGIKEIVTYASKAEILDFSSNELIFEDEEVSVEEEVED; from the coding sequence ATGGGTGCTTTTGTAATTAGCAGGCGATTTAATGATGAATATAAGTTTGTGTTTACTTCCAGAAAAGGGAAAGTGATTTTTACAAGTTTAAGTTATGAATTGAGGTTTGAGTGTGAAGAGGATATTGAAAAATTCAAGAAGACAATTGAACTTGCTAAATTTTTAAAATTTAAAGGCTCTGGAGGAAAGTATTTTTTTAAATTGATGCTGGGTGATCTTCATTTCGCAACAAGTCGAAAATACACAACAGAATTGCTTTTGCAAAAAGGGATAAAGGAAATAGTTACTTATGCTTCAAAAGCGGAAATTCTGGATTTCTCATCAAATGAATTGATTTTTGAAGATGAGGAGGTTTCTGTTGAAGAAGAGGTTGAAGATTAA
- a CDS encoding glycosyltransferase N-terminal domain-containing protein → MLFLYNLTIHIAGFFLRIIALFSPKIKLFVEGRKNVFSTLEEKIKPGDKTIWFHSASLGEYEQGLPVIEKIKEKYPSHKIIVTFFSPSGYEIRKNNTVADVTIYLPLDTKNNAKKFLKLAHPEFAFFIKYEFWLNYLKELEKSKTPTYLISGIFRDSQMFFKWYGGFYRKALKAFTYFFVQNESSKQKIEAIGFKNVIVSGDTRFDRVAAILERDNTLDYIENFKDGKQAIVIGSSWPKDEILIAEYINQAPENVKFIIAPHNIKADQIASLKSQIAKPTILFSEKENKDLSHYNVFIIDTIGLLTKIYSYGTVAYVGGGFGNPGIHNILEPATFGIPIVIGPNYSKFSEAVSLVELGGCISIATNSELKEILDRLLNDENFLTEKSAICRSFIQNNKGATNTILKVVS, encoded by the coding sequence ATGCTTTTTTTATACAATTTAACTATACACATCGCAGGATTTTTCTTAAGAATCATAGCGCTATTTAGTCCGAAAATTAAGCTTTTTGTTGAAGGCCGAAAAAATGTTTTTTCAACTTTAGAAGAAAAAATAAAACCGGGAGACAAAACAATTTGGTTTCATTCTGCATCTCTGGGCGAATATGAGCAAGGACTTCCGGTAATTGAAAAAATTAAAGAAAAATATCCTTCACATAAAATCATTGTAACTTTTTTTTCTCCTTCGGGATATGAAATCCGCAAAAACAACACAGTTGCCGATGTTACCATTTATCTGCCTTTAGACACCAAAAACAATGCAAAAAAGTTTTTAAAATTAGCTCATCCTGAATTTGCTTTTTTTATTAAATATGAGTTTTGGCTTAACTATTTAAAAGAACTTGAAAAAAGCAAAACTCCTACTTATTTAATTTCAGGAATTTTTAGAGACAGCCAGATGTTTTTTAAATGGTACGGAGGTTTTTATAGAAAAGCATTAAAAGCTTTTACTTATTTTTTTGTTCAAAACGAAAGTTCGAAACAAAAAATCGAAGCTATCGGATTTAAAAACGTAATTGTATCCGGAGATACTCGTTTTGACAGAGTTGCAGCTATTTTAGAAAGAGATAATACACTTGATTATATTGAAAATTTTAAAGATGGCAAGCAAGCCATTGTTATTGGAAGCTCGTGGCCAAAAGACGAAATTTTAATTGCTGAATACATAAATCAGGCTCCAGAGAATGTGAAGTTTATAATTGCTCCGCATAATATAAAAGCAGACCAAATAGCCAGTTTAAAATCGCAGATCGCAAAACCAACTATTCTATTTTCTGAAAAAGAAAATAAAGATCTATCTCATTATAATGTTTTTATAATTGACACAATTGGGCTTTTGACCAAAATTTATAGTTACGGAACGGTTGCTTATGTTGGAGGAGGTTTTGGAAATCCCGGAATTCACAATATTCTGGAACCTGCAACATTCGGAATTCCAATTGTGATAGGCCCTAATTACTCCAAATTTTCCGAAGCGGTTTCTCTTGTTGAACTCGGAGGCTGTATTTCAATTGCCACTAATTCTGAATTAAAAGAAATTCTGGATCGTTTACTAAATGACGAAAACTTTTTAACAGAAAAGAGCGCTATCTGCAGATCTTTTATTCAAAATAACAAAGGAGCTACAAATACAATTTTAAAAGTTGTTTCGTAA